A single genomic interval of Candidatus Ancaeobacter aquaticus harbors:
- a CDS encoding tetratricopeptide repeat protein: MNNKICILFVIALSLGHIAWINTPSSKVKEGNKLFEEKKYDEAQKKYLEAQLEKPESESLFYNIANAEYKKNKYKDAAELYAKAAQTGDTLLAQKALYNTGNALFRQGKLKEALEIYKKAIDLDETDKDAKYNHEFVKKKIEEMKKQAQKREQQQKQKKQQQKDKQQQQQQNQQQQQQKQDGQQQNQNKDQQKQQDKQKEQQKKEEEKKKEQKKEEQDKKEQAKKDEEKQQQDKKDKEQDKDKKEDQEKQDKKQKEQQEQEQKKKEEQKKKEEQKKKEEEERRRQQQKEQEKKEQEEEKRKQEEKEKQDKMKPEGEDQKEPQEGEGEPLPMEPKKELSLEEAKNLLQWLGKEDRELTPQYKRMKKYREPPVGKDW; the protein is encoded by the coding sequence ATGAATAATAAAATATGCATATTATTTGTTATTGCCTTATCGCTTGGCCATATTGCCTGGATTAATACTCCAAGCAGTAAAGTCAAGGAAGGGAATAAGCTTTTTGAAGAAAAGAAATATGATGAAGCGCAAAAGAAGTATTTAGAAGCACAGCTAGAAAAACCTGAAAGCGAATCGCTCTTTTATAATATTGCAAATGCAGAATATAAAAAGAATAAATATAAAGACGCGGCTGAGCTATATGCAAAGGCTGCTCAGACTGGAGATACACTTCTTGCACAAAAAGCATTGTATAATACAGGAAATGCGCTTTTTAGACAGGGGAAGCTTAAAGAGGCATTGGAAATATATAAAAAAGCGATAGACCTTGATGAAACTGATAAAGATGCAAAATATAATCATGAGTTTGTTAAGAAGAAAATTGAAGAAATGAAAAAACAAGCTCAAAAGAGAGAACAGCAGCAAAAACAAAAAAAACAACAACAGAAAGATAAACAGCAACAACAGCAACAAAATCAGCAGCAGCAACAGCAAAAACAAGACGGACAGCAGCAAAATCAGAATAAGGATCAGCAAAAACAACAAGACAAACAAAAAGAGCAGCAAAAGAAAGAAGAAGAAAAAAAGAAAGAGCAGAAGAAGGAAGAGCAAGACAAGAAAGAACAAGCAAAAAAAGATGAAGAAAAACAGCAGCAGGACAAAAAAGATAAAGAGCAAGATAAAGATAAAAAAGAAGATCAGGAAAAACAGGATAAGAAACAAAAAGAACAGCAAGAACAGGAACAGAAAAAGAAGGAAGAACAAAAGAAAAAAGAAGAGCAAAAAAAGAAAGAGGAAGAAGAGAGAAGAAGGCAACAGCAGAAAGAACAAGAGAAAAAAGAACAAGAAGAAGAAAAGAGGAAACAAGAGGAAAAAGAAAAACAAGATAAAATGAAACCTGAGGGAGAAGATCAGAAAGAACCTCAAGAAGGTGAGGGTGAACCTCTCCCTATGGAACCCAAGAAAGAACTTTCTCTTGAAGAAGCTAAAAATCTGCTACAATGGTTGGGTAAAGAAGATAGGGAATTAACGCCACAATATAAAAGAATGAAAAAGTACCGGGAACCTCCTGTAGGTAAAGACTGGTAG
- a CDS encoding PilZ domain-containing protein: MSDSDRRQYPRYITDLSAYCYKIHMDGNNESYLAKIKGCIGNKDGEVIEANKVTDISKGGLFLATIAAFCVDTIVVVELFFPEEQDIISTVGVVKWTLELKGDHPYSFGLGIQFLYVKKTEWAKLEKYFGQLKPYEI, from the coding sequence ATGAGTGATAGTGATCGCAGGCAATATCCAAGATACATAACTGATCTTTCAGCGTATTGTTATAAGATTCATATGGATGGGAATAATGAGTCATATTTAGCTAAAATAAAGGGATGTATTGGAAACAAAGATGGTGAGGTTATTGAGGCGAATAAAGTTACCGATATATCAAAAGGGGGACTGTTTCTTGCGACTATTGCGGCGTTTTGTGTAGATACAATCGTTGTTGTAGAATTATTTTTCCCGGAGGAACAAGACATAATATCTACAGTCGGTGTTGTTAAGTGGACTTTAGAATTAAAAGGGGATCATCCCTATTCATTTGGGTTAGGGATACAATTTCTGTATGTAAAAAAGACTGAATGGGCTAAACTTGAGAAATATTTTGGGCAATTAAAACCTTATGAGATCTAA
- a CDS encoding BatD family protein, giving the protein MRSNIYTCMRKMKYAGFIIAIFLYAFTASAADVSFNASVDKDKVGRDDRIILTVTVSGMQNSPEPKLSKLDGFAIASRASSSQYNIINGRMSASKSYKYVLIPEKIGTFTIGAATLTYRGQEYKTDSIKVEVISGSTVKRASRVDKDVPKAKKVDLGDRVFIDVEVDKNEVYINEQITMKFKFYRYNLNIADLQYIPPTTKNFVEENLGQQRDFREVVNGMVYDVIELKTALFPVSSGELEISPAKLNCSVLVRTQRRRRGGDSIFGDIFGDSIFDDPFFDNYVKYPVQVESKPIKVTVKPLPQAGRPKGFNGAVGSYTMEVSLNTTKVKVGEPITITMKVLGEGNISGVNPPLIKGIENFKTYEPEGKVSQGVRGGTIVGEKVFEQVMVPRKEGKQLIPSVIFSYFDPRYSSYRAVSRGPFTIDVAPAPAGSVMHGFDTDMPIKAGKKKVRILKQDILFIKTSPGRVVRLGSTLVTNPLFIILNIIPLILFGGVYVTLRKQNRLKTDVRYARGKRAYKMAIKNLSSTHKIMKADNEKQYYSHLYKVLTNYIGDKLNIPSGGMTAQIVDEVLMKKNLDKDLCVKIKQFFEECDMGQFAASHRDVATMKKLASEVEALIKNCERVL; this is encoded by the coding sequence ATGAGATCTAATATATATACATGTATGCGTAAAATGAAATATGCAGGTTTTATAATCGCAATCTTTTTGTATGCGTTTACTGCGAGCGCGGCAGATGTATCATTTAATGCATCTGTTGACAAGGATAAGGTAGGACGTGATGACAGGATCATCCTTACTGTCACCGTAAGCGGCATGCAGAATTCTCCTGAACCAAAGCTTTCAAAGCTTGATGGATTTGCTATCGCTTCCCGCGCATCGTCGTCACAGTATAATATTATTAATGGTCGAATGTCAGCGAGTAAGAGCTATAAATACGTTTTAATACCTGAAAAGATTGGGACATTTACAATCGGTGCCGCGACATTGACGTATCGAGGGCAAGAATACAAGACTGACTCGATAAAAGTAGAGGTTATTTCAGGAAGTACGGTTAAGCGTGCGTCAAGAGTTGATAAAGATGTTCCTAAAGCAAAAAAAGTCGATTTAGGGGACCGTGTATTTATAGATGTTGAGGTAGATAAAAATGAGGTCTATATCAATGAACAGATAACAATGAAATTCAAGTTTTATAGGTATAACTTGAATATTGCTGATCTGCAATATATTCCTCCCACCACAAAGAATTTTGTTGAAGAAAATTTAGGTCAGCAGCGTGATTTTCGTGAAGTAGTAAATGGCATGGTCTATGATGTAATAGAATTAAAAACTGCACTTTTCCCTGTGAGCAGCGGTGAACTCGAGATCAGTCCTGCAAAATTAAACTGTAGTGTGCTGGTCAGAACACAGCGTCGACGCAGGGGAGGGGACTCAATATTTGGCGATATTTTTGGGGACTCAATATTTGATGATCCGTTTTTCGATAATTATGTAAAGTATCCTGTTCAGGTTGAGTCAAAGCCGATAAAAGTAACCGTAAAACCTTTGCCACAAGCCGGTAGGCCAAAAGGATTTAATGGTGCGGTTGGGTCATATACCATGGAAGTATCTCTTAACACGACAAAGGTTAAGGTTGGGGAACCAATTACCATAACAATGAAAGTGTTAGGAGAGGGAAATATTTCAGGGGTTAATCCGCCGCTAATAAAAGGTATCGAAAACTTTAAGACCTATGAACCTGAAGGTAAAGTGAGTCAAGGTGTTCGTGGCGGAACTATAGTCGGTGAGAAAGTATTTGAACAAGTAATGGTTCCAAGAAAAGAAGGCAAACAACTCATCCCATCAGTGATATTTTCATATTTTGATCCTCGTTACAGCAGTTATAGGGCAGTGTCACGAGGGCCCTTCACTATTGATGTTGCTCCTGCTCCTGCAGGGAGCGTCATGCATGGTTTTGACACTGATATGCCGATAAAGGCGGGAAAAAAGAAGGTGCGAATACTCAAGCAGGATATACTTTTTATTAAAACATCTCCGGGGAGAGTCGTTCGGTTAGGAAGTACACTTGTTACAAATCCACTCTTTATTATTTTAAATATTATTCCTCTTATATTGTTTGGCGGTGTGTATGTCACTTTACGAAAACAGAATCGTCTAAAAACTGATGTGCGGTACGCGAGAGGAAAAAGAGCGTATAAAATGGCGATAAAAAATCTTTCTTCAACACACAAAATAATGAAGGCTGATAATGAAAAACAGTACTACAGTCACCTGTATAAAGTCCTTACGAATTATATTGGTGATAAGTTAAATATTCCCAGCGGTGGTATGACTGCGCAAATTGTTGATGAAGTTTTGATGAAAAAGAATTTGGATAAAGATCTTTGTGTAAAAATAAAACAATTTTTCGAAGAATGTGACATGGGGCAATTTGCCGCGTCTCACCGCGATGTTGCGACAATGAAGAAATTGGCGAGTGAAGTAGAAGCTCTGATAAAGAACTGTGAGAGGGTGCTATGA
- a CDS encoding tetratricopeptide repeat protein, whose translation MRRLSILFVTQAILVICLCAPGFAQKQYDNFYKGNIAYEKGEYDQAAQDYEGFLKNGYESGNVYYNLGNTYWKLRNIGKSILFYEKALRLMPGDADTLANLNFVQRELEDVPEKDNRNWFLRMLDYFFAGISLDGLTILCGVFLWMACIVGIAYLFLKNRWSSGLKYPLIVGNVFIVLLLILVIRVEFYENIHYGIVLNKEIEVKYGPVVGDAVAFTLHEGSKVCMEHESHDWYQIYFSKGKVGWVRKSTLGVI comes from the coding sequence ATGAGAAGGCTTTCAATTTTGTTTGTCACACAGGCCATATTGGTCATATGTTTATGTGCGCCTGGATTCGCCCAGAAACAGTACGATAATTTTTATAAAGGAAATATTGCCTACGAAAAAGGTGAGTATGACCAAGCTGCTCAAGACTACGAAGGATTTCTTAAAAACGGATATGAAAGCGGTAATGTTTATTACAATCTTGGAAACACCTATTGGAAACTAAGGAATATCGGTAAATCGATACTCTTCTATGAAAAGGCATTACGCCTCATGCCTGGTGATGCAGATACATTAGCGAATCTTAATTTTGTGCAAAGGGAACTCGAAGATGTACCAGAGAAGGATAACCGAAACTGGTTTCTGAGAATGCTTGACTATTTCTTTGCAGGAATATCATTAGATGGGTTAACTATACTGTGCGGCGTGTTTTTATGGATGGCCTGTATTGTCGGCATTGCATATTTATTCTTGAAGAATAGGTGGAGCAGTGGCTTGAAGTATCCTCTTATAGTCGGTAATGTTTTTATTGTACTATTACTTATTCTTGTTATTCGTGTTGAATTTTACGAGAATATACATTACGGGATTGTTCTCAATAAGGAAATTGAAGTAAAATACGGGCCTGTTGTGGGCGATGCGGTGGCCTTTACGCTTCATGAAGGTTCTAAGGTGTGTATGGAGCATGAATCACATGATTGGTATCAGATATATTTCTCAAAAGGTAAGGTTGGCTGGGTGAGAAAGTCTACTCTTGGTGTAATTTAG
- a CDS encoding radical SAM protein gives MNNINILLINPYIHDFALYDLWVRPHGLLKAASVLERQGCEIDLINCLDRKDPDIATYYKRNTPRFDEYDCGKFPKTQIEKPQEIENVSRRYYRYGIPVELFRKKLAQATKPDAIILTSIMTYWYPGVVETIKITKEQFPDTPVILGGIYPIICPEHARKHTGADYILKNPQLNHLINIINAIVDHSFDKSKCVEDIIPAYHLLKNNNAAALQTSVGCPFSCTYCASKLIEPHFIQRDHDSIIKELTHYHDLGIENIAFYDDAVLYKAESHFIPLMKKILENNLHFYFHTPNALHARYITPEVASLIKLLDFRTIRLGIETTIPEKQKDTGDKVTNTEIEQALTNLNNNGFTSREIEMYLLVGLPGQTVDDVKRDIAFIHNLGAHILLASYSSIPGTIEWTRAVKNGFISEDLDPLWHNHTICPSINPAFSIEIIRELRHETKRLNNELN, from the coding sequence ATGAACAATATAAACATATTACTTATAAATCCTTATATACACGACTTTGCATTATACGACCTGTGGGTAAGACCACATGGCCTTTTGAAGGCAGCATCCGTTCTGGAACGCCAGGGATGTGAAATTGATCTTATTAATTGCCTCGATAGAAAAGATCCTGACATAGCCACGTATTATAAAAGGAATACACCGCGTTTTGATGAATATGATTGCGGCAAATTTCCAAAGACTCAAATAGAAAAACCTCAAGAAATTGAGAATGTCTCGCGCCGATATTACCGCTATGGGATTCCCGTAGAATTGTTCAGAAAAAAACTCGCTCAAGCAACAAAACCTGACGCAATCATACTAACATCAATAATGACGTATTGGTATCCGGGAGTAGTCGAGACAATTAAAATTACAAAAGAGCAGTTCCCTGACACTCCTGTAATTCTTGGTGGTATATATCCTATAATCTGCCCTGAGCATGCACGCAAACATACCGGAGCTGATTACATTCTAAAAAACCCACAGCTTAATCATCTTATTAATATTATTAATGCCATCGTCGATCACTCTTTCGATAAAAGTAAGTGTGTCGAAGACATCATACCAGCATATCATCTATTGAAGAATAATAATGCAGCGGCTTTGCAAACAAGTGTCGGATGCCCCTTTTCATGCACCTACTGCGCATCAAAACTGATAGAACCACATTTTATTCAGAGAGACCATGACTCTATCATTAAAGAACTCACCCATTACCATGATCTCGGAATAGAAAATATCGCCTTTTATGATGACGCAGTTTTATATAAAGCCGAATCACATTTCATCCCGCTTATGAAAAAAATTCTTGAGAACAATCTGCACTTTTATTTTCACACGCCAAACGCGTTACATGCACGATACATTACCCCAGAAGTTGCTTCACTTATAAAGCTTTTAGACTTTAGAACTATAAGGTTGGGTATAGAAACAACAATCCCTGAGAAACAAAAGGATACCGGCGATAAAGTAACTAATACAGAAATCGAGCAGGCCCTCACCAACCTGAACAATAATGGATTCACATCCAGAGAAATAGAAATGTACCTATTGGTAGGACTCCCCGGACAAACAGTAGATGATGTCAAGCGCGACATAGCGTTTATCCATAATCTTGGGGCGCACATTCTTCTTGCATCATATTCATCAATCCCGGGGACAATTGAATGGACTCGCGCAGTGAAAAACGGATTTATATCAGAAGATTTGGACCCACTGTGGCACAATCACACCATATGCCCGTCAATAAACCCTGCATTCAGCATTGAGATAATAAGAGAATTACGGCACGAAACTAAACGCCTTAATAACGAATTGAATTAG
- a CDS encoding 2-isopropylmalate synthase yields the protein MKEKVIIFDTTLRDGEQSPGASMDLREKLEVARQLERMNVDVIEAGFPIASPGDYEAVKLVSKELKKPIICGLARSVKKDIDRALDALKYAKHPRIHIFLATSKIHMKHKLKKAESEILKIATESVAYARKYIKDIEFSPEDASRTEPEFLKQVVEAVIGAGATTVNIPDTVGYTLPCPYGEQIKYLKENVSNIEKAVISVHCHNDLGLAVANSISAIVNGARQIECTINGIGERAGNAAMEEIVMILKTRKDLFRGLYTDINAKEIYRSSKLVSQITGIHVQPNKAIVGENAFAHESGIHQDGMLKERTTYEIMRPESIGLTESKLVLGKHSGRHAFKNKLESMGLSLKQDDLDKAFERFKTLADKKKTIYDEDIQAIISDEIAHGKETYQLEYLNVTSGTGSIPTATVKVRKGSKVLTDAACGDGPVDAACKTIDRITGITGKLTNYSLRAVTSGKDAIGEVFVRVDSEGKTVSGRGANTDIIVASAKAYLNAINHLIYMKTEKKAISGKV from the coding sequence ATGAAAGAGAAGGTCATAATTTTTGATACGACTTTACGCGACGGCGAACAGTCTCCTGGGGCGAGCATGGACTTGAGAGAAAAACTTGAGGTTGCTCGTCAGCTCGAACGTATGAATGTGGATGTAATAGAGGCAGGTTTTCCTATTGCTTCACCCGGTGATTATGAAGCGGTAAAGCTTGTCTCAAAAGAACTAAAAAAACCTATTATTTGTGGATTGGCACGATCGGTGAAAAAAGATATTGATCGGGCACTTGATGCTTTGAAATATGCGAAACATCCTCGTATTCACATTTTTCTAGCAACATCAAAGATCCATATGAAACATAAGCTTAAAAAAGCTGAATCTGAAATACTTAAAATTGCCACAGAATCTGTTGCGTATGCAAGAAAATATATCAAGGATATTGAGTTTTCTCCTGAAGATGCTTCTCGTACAGAACCTGAATTCTTAAAGCAGGTTGTTGAAGCGGTTATCGGGGCAGGTGCAACAACGGTGAATATTCCTGATACAGTAGGATATACGCTTCCTTGTCCATATGGGGAACAAATAAAGTATTTGAAAGAAAATGTATCAAATATTGAGAAAGCAGTTATCAGTGTGCATTGTCACAATGATTTGGGCCTTGCTGTAGCTAATTCTATTAGTGCGATCGTTAATGGTGCACGTCAAATTGAGTGTACGATCAATGGTATCGGTGAGCGTGCAGGTAACGCTGCAATGGAAGAAATCGTCATGATATTGAAAACACGTAAAGATCTTTTCCGGGGACTCTACACTGATATCAATGCAAAAGAAATATATCGTTCAAGTAAATTGGTGAGCCAAATAACCGGTATCCATGTACAGCCCAACAAAGCTATTGTGGGTGAAAACGCGTTTGCGCATGAATCCGGTATTCATCAGGATGGTATGCTTAAGGAACGGACAACATATGAAATTATGAGGCCAGAATCAATCGGTCTTACTGAAAGTAAGCTCGTATTGGGGAAACATTCGGGTAGGCATGCTTTCAAAAATAAGCTGGAGTCTATGGGCCTTAGCCTTAAACAGGATGATTTAGATAAGGCATTTGAACGATTTAAGACCCTTGCTGACAAAAAGAAAACTATTTATGACGAGGATATTCAGGCGATTATCAGTGATGAGATTGCACACGGTAAAGAAACATATCAGCTTGAGTATTTAAATGTTACCAGCGGTACGGGATCTATACCGACAGCAACGGTAAAGGTTCGTAAAGGATCAAAGGTCCTGACAGATGCGGCCTGTGGTGACGGACCAGTAGATGCGGCCTGTAAGACTATTGATCGTATTACCGGTATTACCGGAAAGTTGACTAATTATTCTTTACGTGCGGTTACTTCCGGTAAGGATGCTATCGGTGAAGTATTTGTTCGTGTTGATAGCGAAGGCAAAACCGTAAGTGGTCGAGGGGCAAATACCGATATTATTGTAGCCAGCGCAAAAGCATATTTAAATGCGATAAATCATCTTATTTATATGAAGACGGAAAAAAAAGCTATAAGCGGTAAGGTTTAG
- a CDS encoding shikimate dehydrogenase — translation MGISGKTKIYGIFGYPVKHTASPAMHNAAFTELGLDAVYVPFEVPTTDLSVATRSLRALGVSGINVTVPHKEKIIPYLDSLSKEAKLIGAVNTIVNKKGKLIGYNTDGAGFVRSLAQDAGCSVKGKKMVLFGAGGAGRAVAIQSLLKGVSQIVIVDVAEKKAKNLARYINRSVKGNKVKAISHKDSALKNIVSQADVAVNASPCGMHAKDPLPFDLSAITKKTVVYDLIYNPSETRLLKSAKKKGCITVNGMGMLLNQGCEAFEIWTGKKAPVTIMKKALKSCIYK, via the coding sequence ATGGGAATATCTGGCAAGACAAAAATATACGGAATATTTGGTTATCCAGTAAAGCATACCGCATCTCCTGCGATGCATAATGCGGCTTTCACAGAACTGGGTCTTGATGCAGTATATGTTCCATTTGAAGTGCCGACTACAGACTTATCTGTTGCTACACGCTCTCTGAGAGCGCTTGGTGTTTCCGGTATTAATGTTACGGTTCCTCATAAAGAAAAGATTATTCCGTATCTCGATTCGTTGTCTAAAGAAGCTAAACTAATTGGTGCGGTAAATACGATAGTAAATAAAAAGGGAAAGCTCATTGGATATAATACTGACGGTGCTGGCTTTGTCAGGTCGTTAGCACAAGACGCTGGATGCTCCGTAAAGGGAAAAAAGATGGTGTTGTTCGGTGCAGGTGGTGCTGGACGTGCTGTTGCGATCCAATCACTTTTAAAAGGTGTATCTCAGATTGTTATAGTTGATGTTGCCGAGAAAAAAGCAAAAAATCTTGCTAGATATATTAATCGTTCTGTTAAGGGAAATAAAGTTAAAGCAATATCTCATAAAGATAGTGCACTAAAAAATATAGTCTCTCAGGCTGATGTTGCTGTAAATGCGTCACCATGTGGTATGCATGCGAAAGATCCTCTTCCATTTGATCTTTCAGCTATCACAAAGAAAACAGTAGTGTATGATCTTATCTATAACCCTTCTGAAACGAGACTTTTAAAAAGTGCTAAAAAGAAGGGATGCATTACTGTAAACGGCATGGGAATGCTTCTTAATCAGGGATGTGAAGCGTTTGAAATATGGACTGGAAAGAAAGCACCTGTCACTATCATGAAGAAAGCTTTGAAAAGTTGTATATATAAGTAA